A stretch of Cucumis sativus cultivar 9930 chromosome 2, Cucumber_9930_V3, whole genome shotgun sequence DNA encodes these proteins:
- the LOC101209885 gene encoding 26S proteasome regulatory subunit 4 homolog B, with protein sequence MGQGTPGGLNRQGGLPGDRKQDDPNKKDKKFEPAAPPSRVGRKQRKQKGPDAAARLPTVTPHTKCKLRLLKLERVKDYLLMEEEFVTNQERLKPQEEKNEEDRSKVDDLRGSPMSVGNLEELIDENHAIVSSSVGPEYYVGILSFVDKDQLEPGCAILMHNKVLSVVGLLQDEVDPMVSVMKVEKAPLESYADIGGLDAQIQEIKEAVELPLTHPELYEDIGIKPPKGVILYGEPGTGKTLLAKAVANSTSATFLRVVGSELIQKYLGDGPKLVRELFRVADDLSPSIVFIDEIDAVGTKRYDAHSGGEREIQRTMLELLNQLDGFDSRGDVKVILATNRIESLDPALLRPGRIDRKIEFPLPDIKTRRRIFQIHTSRMTLADDVNLEEFVMTKDEFSGADIKAICTEAGLLALRERRMKVTHADFKKAKEKVMFKKKEGVPEGLYM encoded by the exons ATGGGTCAAGGAACTCCCGGCGGACTCAACCGGCAGGGCGGTCTTCCCGGCGACCGAAAGCAAGATGACCCCAACAAGAAGGACAAGAAATTCGAGCCCGCCGCCCCTCCCTCCCGTGTCGGCCGCAAACAGCGCAAGCAGAAGGGTCCCGATGCCGCCGCCCGTCTCCCGACAGTCACCCCCCACACCAAGTGCAAGCTCCGTCTTCTCAAGCTTGAGCGAGTCAAGGACTATTTGCTCATGGAGGAGGAGTTTGTTACCAATCAGGAGCGGTTGAAGCCCCAGGAGGAGAAGAATGAAGAGGATAGATCTAAGGTCGACGACCTTCGTGGCTCGCCCATGAGTGTTGGAAATTTGGAGGAGCTGATTGATGAGAATCATGCCATTGTGTCTTCGTCTGTCGGTCCGGAGTACTATGTTGGGATCTTGTCGTTTGTCGATAAAGACCAGCTCGAGCCTGGATGTGCCATTCTTATGCACAACAAG GTCCTTTCTGTTGTTGGGCTTCTTCAAGATGAGGTCGACCCTATGGTATCTGTTATGAAGGTTGAGAAGGCTCCATTGGAATCCTATGCCGATATTGGTGGTTTAGATGCTCAGATCCAGGAGATTAAAGAAGCTGTAGAACTTCCTCTTACTCATCCTGAATTATATGAAGACATTGGAATTAAACCCCCCAAAGGAGTTATACTATATGGGGAGCCAGGAACAGGGAAAACATTGCTCGCAAAG GCCGTGGCAAACTCCACTTCAGCCACTTTCTTGCGTGTAGTTGGAAGTGAATTGATCCAGAAATACTTGGGAGATGGACCTAAATTGGTTAGGGAGCTCTTTAGAGTTGCAGACGATCTTTCCCCATCCATTGTATTCATTGACGAAATTGACGCAGTTGGTACAAAGAG GTATGATGCTCATTCTGGTGGTGAACGTGAGATTCAAAGAACCATGCTTGAATTGCTGAACCAATTGGATGGGTTTGACTCAAGAGGAGATGTTAAAGTAATTCTTGCTACGAATAGAATTGAAAGCCTTGATCCTGCCCTTCTACGACCTGGAAGAAtagatagaaaaattgaatttccCCTTCCAGATATAAAAACAAGACGACGCATTTTTCAG attCATACATCAAGAATGACGCTAGCTGACGATGTGAACTTGGAAGAGTTTGTAATGACCAAAGACGAATTTTCTGGGGCTGATATCAAAGCAATTTGCACAGAAGCTGGCTTGCTTGCTCTAAGAGAACGTAGAATGAAG GTGACTCATGCAGACTTTAAGAAAGCAAAGGAGAAGGTAATgttcaaaaagaaagagggcGTTCCAGAAGGACTTTACATGTAG